One part of the Bicyclus anynana chromosome 8, ilBicAnyn1.1, whole genome shotgun sequence genome encodes these proteins:
- the LOC112048618 gene encoding alpha-ketoglutarate-dependent dioxygenase alkB homolog 7, mitochondrial → MLTFSILKKCKYKASVYKLYKNLSVDVSQSRVRPAAEKLSGDTSYIEILPSWAPNEEADLRTIILHHMHILPNFVSEEEEAALLAEVEPQLKKMRYEYDHWDNAIEGYRETERGKWNNQNEAVLSRVKEMAFAPKAELLPYVHVLDLAAGGHIKPHVDAVRFCGDTIAGLCLASSAVMRLTHEKKPHVALDALLERRCLYIMSGVARYDFSHAVLGGEHSVWRGDRLPRRRRVAIICREQPKAEHRQ, encoded by the exons atgttAACGTTTAGTATACTCAAAAAATGCAAATACAAAGCGTCGGTGTATAAACTGTATAAGAATCTAAGTGTTGATGTTTCTCAGTCAAGAGTCAGACCTGCAGCCGAAAAATTATCAG GTGACACAAGTTATATAGAAATCTTACCATCATGGGCTCCCAATGAAGAGGCTGACTTGCGCACCATCATCCTGCACCACATGCACATCCTGCCTAACTTTGTCAGTGAAGAAGAAGAGGCTGCCTTGCTCGCTGAGGTGGAGCCTCAGTTGAAGAAGATGAGATACGAGTATGACCATTGGGACAAT GCAATTGAAGGTTACCGTGAAACGGAACGCGGCAAATGGAACAACCAAAACGAGGCTGTTTTATCCCGAGTGAAGGAAATGGCGTTTGCACCTAAAGCAGAGCTGTTGCCCTACGTTCATGTACTTGATTTGGCTGCGGGTGGACATATCAAGCCTCATGTGGATGCTGTTAGG TTCTGTGGTGACACAATAGCAGGCCTGTGCCTGGCGTCCAGCGCCGTCATGAGGCTGACGCACGAGAAGAAGCCTCACGTGGCTTTGGACGCATTGCTGGAGCGACGGTGCCTGTACATCATGAG CGGAGTGGCGCGATACGACTTTTCGCACGCGGTGCTGGGCGGCGAGCATAGTGTATGGAGAGGAGACCGGCTGCCCAGACGACGGAGAGTGGCCATCATATGTCGCGAGCAGCCCAAAGCGGAGCATAGACAATAG